One Aerococcus urinaeequi DNA segment encodes these proteins:
- a CDS encoding DEAD/DEAH box helicase, translating to MTENDTQTTGFVSQLPTGLQEKWQSAGFGQATDIQTETFQPMYDAQSVIASAPTGSGKTLAYLLPVLSRMVAEREASQGQYNGGLKLIVLVPSQELASQVGDVVQAWARAVDFKAMKIIGGANVKRQIEKIRERPDIVVGTSGRMIELIDQRKLKVHEVDTIIIDEADALLDEEHIGQTKQFVKKLPGRAQVALFSATVPDTLAGLASDLLAEPVVELAAEKIGTAFEKQRQDGYINVPVRKRDDMLRRLAQVEGMQALVFVRTVAEIEQLQQKLQFNHIQTAYLHSKMAAQNRQQAIAKFTKGEYTYLFTTDVAARGLDIEDLPLVIQYDLPATPEQYTHRAGRTGRMGKEGIVLTFVNDRSLRDLKKQVGDDIQLTAFYTYGGQLTDQVPSASQNDEDQPLLQEEKEGPAVKAKVRVKKPKQANKAAAPAKARKKNRKRDNKNKGARRHKD from the coding sequence ATGACGGAAAATGATACACAAACAACTGGTTTTGTAAGCCAATTACCTACTGGCCTTCAAGAAAAATGGCAGTCAGCTGGCTTTGGCCAAGCAACTGACATTCAAACGGAGACCTTCCAACCCATGTATGATGCTCAAAGTGTGATCGCATCAGCACCAACAGGTTCAGGGAAAACCTTGGCTTATTTACTACCGGTTTTAAGCCGAATGGTGGCTGAACGAGAAGCGTCCCAAGGTCAATACAATGGGGGCTTGAAATTGATTGTTTTGGTGCCTTCACAAGAATTGGCTTCCCAAGTTGGGGATGTGGTCCAAGCGTGGGCACGAGCTGTTGACTTCAAAGCCATGAAAATTATTGGTGGCGCCAATGTGAAGCGGCAAATTGAGAAAATTAGAGAAAGACCGGATATTGTAGTCGGAACTTCAGGCCGGATGATTGAACTGATTGACCAACGTAAGTTGAAGGTTCATGAAGTGGATACCATCATTATTGATGAGGCGGATGCTTTGTTAGATGAGGAACATATTGGCCAAACCAAGCAATTCGTTAAAAAATTACCGGGTAGAGCGCAAGTAGCTTTATTCTCAGCAACAGTACCAGATACTTTGGCTGGCTTAGCTAGTGACTTATTGGCTGAACCTGTGGTTGAATTGGCAGCTGAAAAAATAGGAACGGCCTTTGAAAAACAACGACAAGATGGCTATATTAACGTTCCTGTTCGTAAGCGTGACGATATGTTGCGTCGACTTGCTCAAGTTGAGGGGATGCAGGCCTTAGTCTTTGTCCGTACGGTAGCTGAAATTGAACAGTTGCAACAAAAATTGCAGTTCAACCATATTCAAACGGCTTACCTACATTCGAAGATGGCGGCGCAAAACCGCCAGCAAGCCATTGCTAAGTTCACGAAGGGTGAATATACTTACCTATTTACAACGGATGTGGCGGCACGTGGTTTGGATATTGAAGACCTACCTTTGGTTATTCAGTATGATTTACCAGCGACCCCTGAACAATATACTCATCGGGCTGGGCGAACTGGCCGTATGGGGAAAGAGGGGATTGTCCTGACTTTCGTTAACGACCGTTCGCTTAGAGATTTGAAGAAGCAGGTTGGTGATGATATTCAACTGACAGCATTCTATACTTATGGGGGGCAACTGACGGACCAGGTACCGAGTGCGAGCCAGAACGACGAAGACCAACCCCTTTTACAGGAAGAAAAAGAGGGGCCGGCTGTCAAAGCAAAAGTACGGGTGAAAAAGCCGAAACAAGCGAATAAAGCGGCGGCACCGGCGAAGGCGCGCAAGAAGAACCGGAAGCGAGATAATAAGAATAAAGGGGCTAGACGGCACAAGGATTAA